A single window of Bordetella genomosp. 11 DNA harbors:
- a CDS encoding putative adhesin, whose translation MPNFLSTRRYSDPSADGRSSRRPLEGDHQLPELEAPPRPSEHFSRLTDISSRFPLLPDEGPYRHDRLVYDKYMLWRMKGRKSTELIISSHGGQLLGRRTMVPPGTAFHFYGPNHAPLLTTDIYLGFVYLDLDERPYEIMRSGQFCSDFALAEYQDTYENYDDVWRCMRERQPYTDVVTIRGKAHGNGWQDRVLFSELLADLRAKNHRYSKIHCIFCRNFAKGTVDTYPALEPYVKPPYAAR comes from the coding sequence ATGCCGAATTTCTTATCCACTCGCCGTTATTCCGATCCGTCGGCGGACGGCAGGTCGTCACGGCGGCCGCTTGAAGGCGATCACCAGTTGCCGGAACTCGAGGCGCCACCGCGGCCGTCCGAGCACTTCTCCCGCCTTACCGATATTTCTTCGCGCTTCCCACTTTTGCCGGACGAAGGGCCCTATCGGCATGATCGCCTGGTCTATGACAAATACATGCTGTGGCGGATGAAGGGAAGGAAGAGCACGGAGCTGATTATTTCGTCTCATGGCGGTCAATTGCTGGGGCGTCGAACGATGGTGCCCCCGGGAACGGCCTTCCATTTTTACGGACCGAATCACGCCCCGCTTCTGACCACGGATATCTATCTGGGCTTCGTGTACCTTGACTTGGACGAGCGCCCATACGAAATCATGCGCAGTGGGCAGTTCTGTTCGGATTTCGCGCTGGCCGAGTATCAAGATACATACGAGAATTACGACGATGTCTGGCGCTGCATGCGGGAGCGCCAGCCTTACACCGACGTCGTGACGATACGCGGGAAGGCGCACGGGAATGGCTGGCAGGACAGGGTGCTATTTTCCGAGCTTCTGGCGGACCTGCGTGCCAAGAACCACAGGTATTCCAAAATACACTGCATCTTTTGCCGGAATTTTGCCAAGGGCACGGTTGATACGTATCCCGCGCTGGAGCCGTATGTAAAGCCACCCTATGCCGCGCGTTAG
- a CDS encoding alpha/beta hydrolase: MLQPDLAAFLDMVAAGNARPMHQSTPAQARADYDAATPVLDAPGSRRVQARPLEMPRRDGGRLALRLYRPADAAAPLPLVVFFHGGGYCVGSLDSHDSLCRDLAELVPCAVLAVDYRLAPEHRFPAAVEDAWDAYRWALRHAASWGCDAARVAVCGDSAGATLATGLTIAARDAGMPQPMAQVLLYPCASATDDFESRRRYATGHLLEAATLRWMVRHYLGDEGNARDWRFAPLECGDLAGLAPAHILLAECDMLTDEGLAYGQRLRDAGVSCAWAVYPGMVHDFARLGNIVPDAMRLRRDIAVRLANAFGMGTGLSPHHAAWPTP; the protein is encoded by the coding sequence ATGCTGCAGCCCGATCTGGCGGCATTCCTGGACATGGTGGCGGCGGGCAACGCCCGCCCCATGCACCAGTCCACGCCGGCGCAGGCACGCGCCGACTACGATGCGGCGACGCCGGTGCTGGACGCGCCGGGATCGCGGCGCGTCCAGGCGCGTCCGCTGGAGATGCCGCGGCGCGATGGCGGGCGCCTGGCGCTGCGCCTGTACCGGCCGGCCGATGCCGCGGCGCCGCTGCCCCTGGTGGTGTTCTTTCACGGCGGCGGCTATTGCGTGGGCAGCCTGGATTCGCACGATTCCCTGTGCCGCGACCTGGCGGAGCTCGTGCCCTGCGCGGTCCTGGCGGTGGATTACCGCCTGGCGCCGGAACACCGCTTTCCCGCGGCGGTCGAGGACGCCTGGGATGCCTATCGATGGGCGCTGCGGCACGCCGCATCGTGGGGCTGCGATGCGGCGCGCGTGGCGGTCTGCGGCGATAGCGCGGGGGCGACGCTGGCCACGGGCCTGACCATCGCCGCGCGCGACGCCGGCATGCCGCAACCCATGGCGCAGGTGCTCTTGTATCCCTGCGCCAGTGCCACGGACGACTTCGAATCGCGGCGGCGCTACGCCACGGGACATCTGCTGGAGGCCGCCACGCTGCGGTGGATGGTCCGGCACTACCTGGGCGACGAGGGCAATGCGCGCGACTGGCGTTTCGCCCCTTTGGAATGTGGCGACCTGGCGGGGCTGGCGCCCGCCCATATCCTGCTGGCCGAATGCGACATGCTGACCGATGAAGGCCTGGCCTATGGCCAGCGCCTGCGCGATGCCGGCGTGTCCTGCGCATGGGCGGTCTATCCCGGGATGGTGCATGACTTCGCGCGGCTGGGCAACATCGTTCCCGACGCGATGCGGCTGCGCCGCGATATCGCGGTGCGCCTGGCGAATGCGTTCGGGATGGGCACCGGCCTCTCTCCCCATCACGCGGCATGGCCGACCCCGTGA
- a CDS encoding cyclic peptide export ABC transporter, with the protein MIKQLVKQTRGLLAMATLASIGTGAASVLLVAQINIALTAPSADRTQLAWRFAATAVLVMVFRMVSALLFERLSQRTHADLRRSIAERAVHADFASQERVGADRLQSALTEHSANVAQYFVSLPAILTNTVVVAGCLVYMAMLSWRVFLAALLVVGLGSLGYHLAHLRAIRHLDDASRHQDALFGHFRSISGGAKELRLNRGKRQAFLADMLNASIEAVRRARTRGMSIFVVSASWSSFLIYAFIGLVLFVLATGEPSQQRVMTGFALLFLYMVAPLEALLLNIPRANLAKVAAGRIAEVAGDLVAREPSAPAGFAARGARVELRGVMHRYYHEQSDYFFALGPVDLVLDPGEIVFLVGGNGSGKTTLAKLLVGLYRPESGQVLFGGENIDDANRDRYRQAFTAIFSDFHLFDRLLEAPRESLDRDANGWLARLHLQHKVRVRDGAFDTRALSQGQRKRLALVAAYLEDRPFLVFDEWAADQDPVFKRVFYLELLPELRARGKAVLVISHDDRYFAVADRVLRMENGRLSEGVPAQAASAPDAQATAPA; encoded by the coding sequence GTGATCAAACAGCTCGTCAAACAGACGCGGGGCCTGCTGGCCATGGCGACACTGGCCAGTATCGGCACCGGGGCGGCCAGCGTCCTGCTGGTGGCCCAGATCAACATTGCGCTGACCGCGCCGTCGGCCGACCGGACGCAGCTGGCATGGCGCTTCGCCGCCACCGCCGTGCTGGTGATGGTCTTCCGCATGGTGTCCGCGCTGCTGTTCGAACGCCTCAGCCAGCGTACGCATGCCGACCTGCGCCGGTCTATCGCCGAGCGCGCGGTCCACGCGGATTTCGCCTCCCAGGAACGGGTGGGCGCCGACCGCCTGCAATCCGCGCTGACGGAACACAGCGCCAACGTGGCCCAGTACTTCGTCAGTTTGCCCGCCATCCTGACCAATACGGTCGTCGTGGCCGGCTGCCTGGTTTATATGGCCATGCTCTCGTGGCGCGTCTTCCTGGCGGCGCTGCTGGTCGTCGGACTGGGCTCGCTGGGCTATCACCTGGCCCATCTGCGCGCGATCCGGCACCTGGACGATGCCTCGCGGCACCAGGACGCGCTGTTCGGCCACTTCCGCTCCATCAGCGGCGGCGCGAAGGAATTGCGGTTGAACCGCGGCAAGCGCCAGGCCTTCCTGGCCGACATGCTGAACGCCTCCATCGAAGCGGTACGCCGGGCGCGCACCCGCGGCATGTCGATTTTCGTGGTGTCGGCCAGCTGGAGCAGCTTCCTGATCTACGCCTTCATCGGCCTGGTGCTTTTCGTGCTGGCCACGGGCGAGCCGTCCCAGCAACGCGTCATGACGGGCTTCGCGCTGTTGTTCCTGTACATGGTCGCCCCCCTGGAGGCCTTGCTGCTGAACATCCCGCGGGCCAATCTGGCCAAGGTGGCGGCGGGGCGCATCGCCGAAGTGGCCGGCGACCTGGTGGCGCGCGAGCCGTCCGCGCCCGCCGGTTTCGCGGCACGCGGCGCGCGCGTGGAACTGCGCGGCGTCATGCACCGGTATTACCACGAGCAAAGCGATTATTTTTTCGCGCTGGGACCGGTGGACCTGGTCCTGGATCCGGGCGAAATCGTTTTCCTGGTCGGCGGCAACGGCAGCGGCAAGACCACGCTGGCCAAGCTTCTGGTGGGCCTGTATCGCCCGGAAAGCGGCCAGGTCCTGTTCGGCGGCGAGAACATCGACGACGCGAACCGCGACCGCTATCGCCAGGCCTTCACCGCGATTTTCTCGGACTTCCATTTGTTCGACCGCTTGCTGGAGGCGCCGCGCGAGTCGCTGGATCGCGACGCCAACGGCTGGCTGGCGCGACTGCATCTGCAGCACAAGGTGCGGGTGCGCGATGGGGCGTTCGATACACGCGCGCTATCGCAAGGCCAGCGCAAGCGGCTGGCGCTGGTGGCGGCCTATCTGGAAGACCGGCCTTTCCTGGTCTTCGATGAATGGGCGGCCGACCAGGATCCGGTCTTCAAGCGGGTCTTCTACCTGGAGCTGCTGCCGGAGCTGCGGGCGCGGGGCAAGGCGGTGCTGGTCATTTCGCATGACGACCGCTACTTCGCTGTCGCCGATCGCGTGCTGCGCATGGAAAACGGCCGTCTGTCGGAAGGCGTGCCGGCTCAGGCGGCATCCGCCCCGGATGCCCAGGCGACCGCGCCCGCATAG
- a CDS encoding TonB-dependent siderophore receptor, with translation MKNQNNTLPTGVLPHPLPRPLLGTFLMFGLALAAGAQAQQAQSTQQTPQAQPAQQAQPGQSAPSDTAATTTLPTVNVTGTQQNPVTGPTSGYVATDALTGAKTDTPLREIPQSISVVTQQEMRDRNDLSVPQAVQYVPGVQVNNFGGNDVRNDWIVLRGFDAKLSGDYRDGLSQMPYDQIRMRMDPYALERIDVIRGPSSVLYGQVAPGGIVNRVTKRPTAEPFGDIGVQFGSWDRRQAQFDLGGPVDKDGKYLYRLTGIWRDAGTQDKYGSGHRYPDDLAYIAPAFTWQPDADTSFTLLLNYQHDRTGGESRPVYPTHTLVGDYDFNKYDREQYSIGYQFSHRFNSSFTVRQNARYQKGWLDQRDLYALRVLPDGHTISRYALVSKESADSFVIDNQAEFKFQTGLAAHTLLAGIDYQFLDGQQDYRQGTAPNLDLDNPQYGLNIPYPSAAGTIIDQKQVNRQLGAYLQDQIKLDKWLLTLGGRQDWARSDSRDRLAGDTTKQNDDDFTTRAGLAYLFDNGVTPYVSYSTSFLPQAGVAKDGTPFKPTKGEQYEVGIKYQPPGGKSYVAVSVYDLTQKNVLTTDPTDVNFSVQTGKIRARGIELEGKANLTRNLDVLASYTFNDIRVKSSNNPIEEGNIPIVTPEHMASAWLNYTLPSGLLRGLGMGAGVRYIGTTYANVANTITNDSAVLFDAGLHYEIRGWRLGLNVINLFNKETVVCRNNTLNCRYGQERTVVGTLSYSW, from the coding sequence ATGAAAAACCAAAACAACACGCTGCCTACCGGAGTTCTGCCTCACCCTTTGCCCCGGCCCTTGCTCGGTACCTTCCTGATGTTCGGCCTGGCGCTCGCGGCCGGTGCCCAGGCGCAGCAGGCCCAGTCCACGCAACAAACGCCACAAGCGCAGCCCGCGCAACAGGCGCAGCCCGGACAATCCGCGCCGTCCGATACGGCCGCCACGACGACGCTGCCCACGGTCAACGTGACGGGCACCCAGCAGAATCCCGTGACCGGTCCGACCAGCGGCTACGTCGCCACCGACGCGCTGACGGGCGCCAAGACCGACACGCCGCTGCGTGAAATCCCGCAGTCCATATCCGTGGTCACCCAGCAGGAGATGCGCGACCGCAATGACCTGAGCGTCCCGCAGGCGGTGCAGTACGTGCCCGGCGTCCAGGTCAACAATTTCGGCGGCAACGATGTGCGCAATGACTGGATCGTGCTGCGCGGCTTCGATGCCAAGCTCTCCGGCGACTATCGCGACGGCCTGAGCCAGATGCCTTACGACCAGATCCGCATGCGCATGGATCCCTACGCGCTGGAACGCATCGACGTGATCCGCGGACCGTCGTCCGTGCTGTACGGCCAGGTCGCGCCCGGCGGTATCGTCAACCGTGTCACCAAGCGGCCCACCGCCGAACCCTTCGGCGACATCGGCGTCCAGTTCGGCAGCTGGGACCGGCGGCAGGCGCAGTTCGACCTGGGCGGCCCGGTCGACAAGGACGGCAAGTACCTGTACCGCCTGACCGGCATCTGGCGCGATGCCGGTACCCAGGACAAGTATGGTTCCGGTCACCGCTACCCCGACGACCTGGCCTACATCGCGCCGGCCTTCACCTGGCAGCCGGATGCCGATACCTCTTTCACGCTGCTGCTGAACTACCAGCACGATCGCACCGGCGGCGAGTCGCGCCCGGTCTATCCCACGCATACGCTGGTGGGCGACTACGATTTCAATAAATACGATCGCGAGCAGTACTCGATCGGCTATCAGTTTTCGCACCGTTTCAATTCTTCCTTCACGGTGCGCCAGAACGCCCGCTACCAGAAAGGCTGGCTGGATCAACGCGACCTGTACGCCCTGCGCGTGCTGCCCGACGGCCATACCATCAGCCGCTATGCGCTGGTGTCCAAGGAAAGCGCCGACAGCTTCGTGATCGACAACCAGGCAGAATTCAAGTTCCAGACCGGCCTGGCCGCGCACACCCTGCTGGCCGGTATCGATTACCAGTTCCTCGACGGCCAGCAGGATTACCGCCAGGGCACCGCCCCCAACCTGGATCTGGATAACCCGCAATACGGCCTGAACATTCCCTATCCCTCCGCGGCCGGGACCATCATCGATCAGAAGCAGGTCAACCGCCAGCTGGGCGCCTATCTGCAGGACCAGATCAAACTCGACAAATGGCTGCTGACGCTGGGCGGACGGCAGGACTGGGCGCGCAGCGACAGCCGCGACCGGCTGGCCGGCGACACCACCAAGCAGAACGACGACGACTTCACCACGCGCGCGGGCCTGGCCTATCTGTTCGACAATGGCGTCACGCCCTACGTGAGCTACAGCACATCCTTTCTGCCGCAAGCCGGCGTCGCCAAGGACGGCACGCCGTTCAAGCCCACCAAGGGCGAGCAGTACGAAGTCGGGATCAAGTACCAGCCGCCGGGCGGCAAAAGCTATGTGGCCGTGTCGGTCTATGACCTGACGCAGAAGAACGTGCTGACCACCGACCCGACCGATGTCAATTTCAGCGTACAGACCGGCAAGATCCGCGCGCGCGGCATCGAACTCGAAGGCAAGGCCAACCTGACGCGGAATCTGGACGTGCTGGCGTCCTATACCTTCAACGACATTCGGGTCAAGAGCAGCAACAACCCGATCGAGGAAGGCAATATCCCCATCGTGACGCCGGAACACATGGCATCCGCCTGGCTGAACTACACGCTGCCGTCCGGCCTGCTGCGGGGTCTGGGCATGGGCGCGGGCGTGCGCTATATCGGGACGACCTACGCCAACGTCGCGAATACCATCACCAACGATTCCGCCGTCCTGTTCGATGCCGGACTGCACTACGAGATCCGCGGTTGGCGGCTGGGATTGAACGTGATCAACCTGTTCAACAAGGAGACCGTGGTATGCCGCAACAACACACTGAACTGCCGCTACGGGCAGGAACGCACGGTCGTCGGCACCTTGTCGTACAGCTGGTAG
- a CDS encoding diaminobutyrate--2-oxoglutarate transaminase: MACLPPLEQTEATETELARRHDALSQPYQLTDNALLRYQAGRESNARSYPRRLPLALRRAKGVYVEDVEGRVFIDCLAGAGALALGHNHPAVLEAIHGALRDDAPMLTLDLTTPVKDRFMRDLFDTLPAAFARDARVQFCGPAGTDGVEAALKLVKSATGRADILAFQGAYHGMTQGALQLMGNLQPKRSLNTPLAGVQFLPYPYDYRCPFGLHGDAGVRAGLHYIGSVLRDPESGVPRPAGMILEAVQGEGGVIPAPASWLRGVRALTAAAEVPLIADEIQSGFGRTGKPFAFEHADIVPDAVVLSKAVGGGLPLAVVVYRKELDLWSGGTHAGTFRGNQLAMAAGSATMRLLREAGLADHAAAMGLRLLGLLRQLQRDVPELGDVRGRGLMLGVELVQPGADGGRAPLPGIDMAGAESAGTAGTALPANPALAGAVQAECLRRGLIVELGGRHGSVVRFLPPLIITEAQIDRVFDIFSLSVRAALSAQADAKGSPGPAHIAAGPPALAPAV; the protein is encoded by the coding sequence ATGGCTTGCCTGCCCCCGCTGGAACAGACGGAAGCAACGGAAACCGAACTGGCCCGGCGTCATGACGCCCTGTCGCAGCCCTATCAACTGACGGACAACGCGCTGCTGCGCTACCAGGCCGGCCGCGAGTCCAACGCCCGCAGCTATCCGCGGCGCCTGCCGCTGGCCCTGCGGCGCGCCAAGGGCGTCTACGTGGAAGACGTGGAAGGCCGCGTATTCATCGATTGCCTGGCCGGCGCCGGCGCGCTGGCCCTGGGCCACAACCACCCCGCCGTGCTCGAAGCCATCCACGGCGCGCTGCGCGACGACGCGCCCATGCTGACGCTGGACCTGACCACGCCCGTGAAGGACCGCTTCATGCGCGATCTGTTCGATACGCTGCCGGCGGCGTTCGCCCGCGACGCCCGCGTGCAGTTCTGCGGTCCCGCCGGCACCGATGGGGTCGAAGCCGCGCTGAAGCTGGTAAAGAGCGCGACCGGGCGCGCCGATATCCTGGCCTTCCAGGGCGCGTATCACGGCATGACGCAGGGCGCGCTGCAGTTGATGGGCAACCTGCAGCCCAAGCGCTCGCTGAACACGCCGCTGGCCGGGGTGCAGTTCCTGCCCTATCCCTACGACTATCGCTGCCCCTTCGGACTGCACGGCGACGCCGGGGTGCGCGCGGGCCTGCATTACATCGGGTCGGTACTGCGCGATCCGGAAAGCGGCGTGCCGCGGCCCGCCGGCATGATCCTGGAGGCCGTGCAAGGCGAAGGCGGCGTGATCCCCGCGCCGGCCTCATGGCTGCGCGGCGTACGCGCCCTGACGGCGGCGGCCGAGGTCCCGCTGATCGCCGACGAAATACAGAGCGGATTCGGCCGCACCGGCAAGCCCTTCGCTTTCGAACATGCGGACATCGTGCCCGATGCGGTCGTGCTGTCCAAGGCGGTGGGCGGCGGACTGCCCCTGGCCGTGGTCGTCTATCGCAAGGAGCTGGACCTCTGGAGCGGCGGTACCCATGCGGGCACCTTCCGCGGCAACCAGCTGGCCATGGCGGCGGGCTCGGCCACCATGCGGCTGCTGCGCGAAGCGGGGCTGGCCGATCACGCGGCGGCGATGGGCCTGCGCCTGCTGGGGCTATTGCGGCAGCTGCAGCGGGACGTACCGGAACTGGGCGACGTCCGCGGACGGGGGCTGATGCTGGGCGTCGAGCTGGTGCAGCCCGGCGCCGACGGCGGGCGGGCCCCACTACCGGGCATCGATATGGCCGGCGCCGAATCGGCGGGAACGGCGGGGACGGCGCTGCCGGCCAACCCCGCGCTGGCCGGCGCCGTACAGGCCGAATGCCTGCGGCGCGGACTGATCGTCGAACTAGGAGGTCGCCACGGCAGCGTGGTGCGCTTCCTGCCGCCGTTGATCATTACCGAAGCCCAGATCGATCGGGTCTTCGACATTTTCTCCCTCTCCGTACGCGCGGCGCTTTCGGCCCAAGCGGACGCGAAGGGGTCACCGGGCCCGGCGCATATCGCCGCCGGTCCTCCGGCACTCGCACCCGCGGTCTGA
- a CDS encoding lysine N(6)-hydroxylase/L-ornithine N(5)-oxygenase family protein, whose product MHVHDLIGIGFGPSNIALAIALEEVHGRAASTGALFIERQPRFAWHPDMMLDGTHMQISFLKDLVTLRNPASRYSFLNYLHSKGRLQDFINLKTFFPSRQEFNDYLTWAAAHFDDCCAYGEHVLDVQPEPAGGVVELLRVRSRAADGRLRERLARNLVVSVGGRPRIPEVFAGWMKDGRIFHTSGYLSSLARQPRLERVAVIGGGQSAAEIFMHLHEHPARPRVDMLIRGHTIRPSDDSPFVNEIFNADHTDYLYTRPDADRAALLAQTRHTNYSAPDLALIERIYDLLYQQKVGGKTRHRVLRRLEATAVDADEAGIALSVRNLHDGTQDTLHYDAVVLATGYERDQHQALLAPLDAYLDGYAPDRHYRLRADERLRPAIYVQGGSEDTHGISDSLLSILAVRSWEIGAALRRPEAPAAPPLPRTARAVSIS is encoded by the coding sequence ATGCACGTACACGATCTGATCGGTATCGGTTTCGGACCTTCGAACATTGCCTTGGCCATCGCCCTGGAAGAGGTCCATGGCCGGGCCGCGTCCACGGGCGCGCTGTTCATCGAAAGACAGCCGCGCTTCGCCTGGCATCCCGACATGATGCTCGATGGCACGCATATGCAGATTTCCTTCCTGAAGGACCTGGTGACGCTGCGCAACCCGGCCAGCCGCTATTCCTTCCTGAACTATCTGCACAGCAAGGGCCGCCTGCAGGACTTCATCAACCTGAAAACGTTCTTCCCCAGCCGGCAGGAATTCAACGATTACCTGACCTGGGCGGCGGCCCATTTCGACGATTGCTGCGCCTATGGCGAACACGTCCTGGACGTGCAGCCCGAGCCGGCGGGCGGCGTGGTCGAGCTGCTGCGGGTGCGGTCCCGCGCCGCCGACGGACGCCTGCGGGAACGGCTGGCCCGCAACCTGGTGGTCAGCGTGGGCGGCCGCCCGCGCATTCCGGAAGTCTTTGCCGGATGGATGAAGGACGGCCGCATCTTCCATACGAGCGGCTATCTGTCCTCGCTGGCCAGGCAGCCGCGGCTGGAGCGGGTCGCCGTGATCGGCGGCGGCCAGAGCGCGGCGGAAATCTTCATGCACCTGCACGAGCATCCCGCGCGGCCGCGGGTGGACATGCTGATACGCGGCCATACGATACGGCCCTCCGACGACAGCCCCTTCGTCAACGAGATCTTCAACGCGGACCACACGGATTATCTCTATACGCGCCCGGATGCCGATCGCGCGGCCCTGCTCGCGCAGACGCGGCATACCAATTATTCGGCACCCGACCTGGCGTTGATCGAGCGGATCTACGACCTGCTGTATCAACAGAAAGTCGGCGGCAAGACGCGCCATCGCGTGTTGCGGCGCCTTGAAGCGACGGCCGTGGACGCCGACGAGGCTGGCATCGCGCTGTCGGTGCGCAATCTGCACGACGGCACGCAGGACACGCTGCATTACGACGCGGTCGTGCTGGCCACCGGCTACGAGCGCGACCAGCACCAGGCGCTGCTGGCGCCGCTGGATGCGTACCTGGACGGCTATGCGCCGGATCGCCATTACCGCCTGCGCGCCGACGAACGGTTGCGTCCCGCCATCTATGTGCAGGGCGGCAGCGAAGACACGCACGGCATCAGCGACAGCCTGCTATCCATCCTGGCGGTTCGCTCCTGGGAGATCGGCGCGGCGCTCAGGCGCCCGGAAGCGCCGGCCGCCCCGCCGCTTCCCCGGACGGCACGCGCCGTCTCGATCTCCTGA
- the fhuF gene encoding siderophore-iron reductase FhuF: protein MPYRLIAPLVPLYAGGLERHARRLVLESDTGPDTRADTSAAMRDPAGDGARAARPTLARVLADPRALDRLLDAQARHFRSTDRMVVASVWSLTYFERLIPSVAAAASVLGRVLPVGAAEVVPRWARDGSAWRFVLPHHGTPMAGAPTLHRYAPLLEDHLRPLVEALAIHARLPRAVAWGNAARLLDMTLSRLDQAMPGQPGIALDRQRLLDTATLQGDAPNPLYRQQRYAERGGRHVALLRRCCLYYRLPGHGYCDPCPLAPCNRRPAAVLPD from the coding sequence GTGCCGTACCGCCTGATCGCGCCGCTCGTTCCCCTGTACGCCGGCGGCCTGGAGCGGCACGCGCGGCGGCTGGTGCTGGAATCGGATACCGGTCCGGACACCCGGGCGGACACATCGGCGGCCATGCGGGACCCGGCCGGGGACGGTGCCCGGGCCGCGCGGCCCACGCTGGCACGCGTGCTGGCCGACCCCCGCGCCCTGGACCGCCTGCTGGATGCGCAGGCCCGCCACTTCCGAAGTACCGATCGCATGGTGGTGGCATCGGTCTGGAGCCTGACCTATTTCGAACGCCTGATTCCGTCGGTGGCCGCGGCGGCCAGCGTGCTGGGACGCGTGCTGCCCGTCGGCGCGGCCGAGGTCGTGCCGCGCTGGGCGCGCGATGGTTCCGCATGGCGCTTCGTCCTGCCGCACCACGGCACCCCCATGGCCGGCGCCCCGACGCTGCACCGTTATGCCCCGCTGCTGGAGGATCACCTGCGTCCACTGGTCGAAGCGCTGGCCATCCATGCGCGCCTGCCCCGCGCCGTCGCCTGGGGCAACGCCGCGCGCCTGCTGGACATGACCCTGTCGCGCCTGGACCAGGCGATGCCCGGCCAACCCGGTATCGCGCTGGACCGCCAGCGCTTGCTGGATACGGCCACGCTGCAAGGCGATGCGCCCAACCCCCTGTACCGGCAACAACGATATGCCGAGCGCGGCGGCCGGCATGTGGCGCTGTTGCGCCGTTGCTGCCTCTATTACCGCCTGCCCGGTCACGGCTATTGCGATCCGTGCCCGCTCGCGCCCTGCAATCGGCGGCCAGCGGCGGTCCTGCCGGACTGA
- a CDS encoding GNAT family N-acetyltransferase → MDQAGDQTQSPRLAWPGPGGAIPSFDDLLAAAEAAFTRYPLADAMVLDAPPPYLERLRIQGLLDAPPDGQTRLAADAFYQYAPLWLPERRAEPFPLRYTMTGGYRHPLRPPKPAGVVYRRPISWLGATLSLRVASAELDSERLNRWMNDPHVAAFWQEEGPLEKHRDYLRRGAEDPHMLALIACLDNVPFGYFETYWAKEDRIAPFCEARDYDRGWHVLIGEPAFRGARYVPAWLPSISHYLFLDDPRTQRIVIEPRIDNARMLRNLSRSGYALEKAFDFPHKRAMLGTLSRERFFAERFWIPRGPAGAYIAAPAC, encoded by the coding sequence ATGGACCAAGCAGGGGATCAGACGCAATCGCCACGGCTGGCATGGCCGGGGCCGGGCGGCGCTATCCCGTCATTCGACGACCTGCTGGCGGCCGCCGAAGCCGCCTTCACGCGTTATCCGCTGGCCGACGCCATGGTGCTGGACGCACCGCCGCCGTATCTGGAACGCCTGCGCATCCAGGGACTGCTGGATGCGCCGCCGGACGGCCAGACGCGGCTGGCGGCCGATGCCTTTTACCAGTACGCACCGCTCTGGCTGCCCGAGCGGCGCGCGGAACCCTTCCCCCTGCGTTACACGATGACGGGCGGCTACCGCCACCCGCTGCGCCCGCCCAAGCCCGCGGGCGTTGTCTACCGGCGTCCCATTTCCTGGCTGGGGGCCACGCTGTCGCTGCGCGTCGCCAGCGCGGAGCTGGATAGCGAGCGGCTGAACCGCTGGATGAACGATCCGCACGTGGCCGCCTTCTGGCAGGAAGAAGGCCCCCTGGAAAAACACCGCGACTATCTGCGGCGAGGTGCCGAGGACCCGCACATGCTGGCCTTGATCGCCTGCCTGGACAACGTGCCCTTCGGCTATTTCGAAACCTACTGGGCCAAGGAAGACCGCATCGCGCCCTTTTGCGAGGCGCGCGACTACGACCGCGGCTGGCACGTGCTGATCGGCGAACCGGCGTTCCGCGGCGCGCGCTACGTGCCCGCCTGGCTGCCGTCGATTTCGCATTACCTGTTCCTGGACGACCCCCGCACCCAGCGCATCGTCATCGAGCCTCGCATCGACAACGCGCGGATGCTGCGCAATCTGTCGCGCAGCGGCTACGCGCTGGAGAAGGCCTTCGACTTCCCGCACAAGCGGGCAATGCTGGGCACGCTATCGCGCGAGCGCTTCTTCGCGGAGCGCTTCTGGATACCTAGAGGACCGGCCGGCGCATACATCGCCGCGCCGGCATGCTGA